Proteins encoded in a region of the Elizabethkingia bruuniana genome:
- a CDS encoding AraC family transcriptional regulator translates to MASVTKIKTYHFLPCKYGQELLLDIGRIETLNNYVLDNTLHQLSFYEVIFIEEGSGTFTLDENKVLIAPQTIIFTSPGQVRCWEIEEKVKGYTLFFDKDFLHLFFSDELFLYRFQYFHQYSHPTAIRIPDESFEKCLELVHGIEQEFGQLQNDSNHLIRSLLYQLLVILNRYYACIHNVQRDTYIHSDFYRFRSLLEKKFVDDRSVDAYSKMLNISTGFLNKICRQFSGLSTQQMIHYKLISEIKKQLYQNKSAKEIAYEFGFSDPSNFNRFFKKFTGITPQQYRKKI, encoded by the coding sequence ATGGCTTCAGTGACAAAAATTAAAACTTATCATTTTCTTCCATGCAAGTATGGTCAGGAGCTGCTGTTGGATATCGGACGCATTGAGACCTTGAATAATTATGTTTTAGATAATACGTTGCACCAACTTAGTTTTTACGAAGTAATTTTTATCGAAGAAGGAAGCGGAACTTTTACATTGGACGAAAATAAGGTACTGATAGCTCCGCAAACTATTATCTTTACAAGTCCCGGACAAGTACGTTGCTGGGAAATTGAAGAAAAGGTTAAGGGTTATACTCTATTCTTTGACAAAGACTTTCTTCATCTTTTTTTCTCGGACGAATTATTTCTGTATCGGTTTCAATACTTTCATCAATATTCACATCCCACCGCAATCCGGATACCGGATGAATCATTTGAAAAATGTCTGGAACTGGTACATGGAATAGAGCAGGAATTCGGACAGCTTCAGAATGACAGCAATCATTTGATCAGATCGCTTTTATATCAATTACTTGTAATTCTCAATCGATATTACGCCTGTATTCACAATGTTCAGAGAGACACCTATATTCATTCAGATTTTTACAGATTCCGGTCTTTACTGGAGAAGAAATTCGTAGATGACCGAAGTGTTGATGCCTATTCAAAAATGCTCAATATCAGTACAGGATTTCTTAATAAAATCTGCAGACAATTTAGTGGATTATCCACTCAACAAATGATCCATTACAAGCTGATTTCAGAAATAAAGAAACAGCTTTATCAAAACAAATCAGCAAAAGAAATTGCCTATGAATTTGGTTTTTCAGATCCGTCTAACTTTAATCGTTTCTTCAAAAAATTCACAGGTATTACCCCACAACAATACCGAAAGAAAATATAA